One genomic segment of Mesoterricola silvestris includes these proteins:
- a CDS encoding cation:proton antiporter, with protein sequence MDSSSHLLIVDLATVLGVAALTTLLFRRLRQPAVLGYLLAGLIVGPHVPVPLAAHLQNVQTLAELGVILLMFSVGLEFDFRKLAREGVPAVLLGVAQVGLTTWLGYLAGRGLGWGPRESALMAAALAVSSTMIIAKLFEEHGGKGPFRDLVFSVLVVQDLFAILLLAGMDTSSAASGGIGWALARVGLFLAGLLGLGGLLLPPLLRWAADHGRDETLLVAAVGACFTCAVLASKSGCSPALGAFAAGMLAAGSRRVRPIERLVIPVRDLFGAIFFVAVGMLMDPRVLAGQAGPILLLSAVVLLGSAAGGALGAAAAGIPAPTGLRVGLTLAQPGELSFVLVGVGAAAGLRFPQALPVVVGVAFVTAVAGPFFFRRGEAIARGFDRALPAPAHRALARIQGWTTGLRRRAPRGPRGLPVGYLLLDAVLFNLLAIGASQVRHHPLVRAQPLAAGGLLMLGLAFLGWALHRRTAQLAATAGLRTALLLALAAPSFAVVQPLLPRGPALALAVGILVCVGILGRIPARPAPRFGIQWLLDGVRQPWRQGPAETEASLATLPLAVGSPFVGRPLADLQLALEDAENTGILAVQRGGQWFPAQAGFRLQAGDRIALGATHGALGRAEGLLKG encoded by the coding sequence ATGGATTCCAGTTCCCACCTGCTTATCGTTGATCTTGCCACCGTCCTGGGCGTGGCGGCCCTCACCACCCTGCTCTTCCGGAGGCTGCGCCAGCCGGCGGTGCTGGGCTACCTCCTCGCGGGCCTCATCGTGGGGCCCCACGTGCCGGTGCCCCTCGCGGCCCACCTCCAGAACGTCCAGACCCTGGCGGAACTGGGGGTCATCCTTCTGATGTTCTCGGTGGGCCTGGAATTCGATTTCCGCAAGCTGGCCCGGGAGGGGGTCCCCGCCGTCCTCCTGGGAGTCGCGCAGGTGGGCCTCACCACCTGGCTGGGGTACCTGGCGGGGCGCGGCCTGGGCTGGGGCCCGCGGGAAAGCGCGCTCATGGCCGCGGCCCTGGCGGTGTCCAGCACCATGATCATCGCCAAGCTCTTCGAGGAGCACGGCGGCAAGGGCCCCTTCCGGGACCTGGTCTTCTCGGTCCTGGTGGTCCAGGACCTCTTCGCCATCCTGCTCCTGGCGGGCATGGACACCTCGTCGGCCGCGTCCGGGGGCATCGGCTGGGCCCTGGCGCGGGTGGGCCTCTTCCTGGCGGGCCTCCTGGGGCTGGGGGGCCTCCTCCTGCCGCCCCTGCTGCGCTGGGCCGCGGACCACGGCCGGGACGAGACCCTGCTGGTGGCCGCCGTGGGGGCCTGCTTCACCTGCGCCGTGCTGGCGTCGAAATCCGGATGTTCACCGGCACTGGGCGCTTTCGCGGCGGGGATGCTCGCGGCCGGCAGCCGGCGGGTGCGCCCCATCGAGCGCCTGGTGATCCCCGTGCGGGATCTCTTCGGCGCCATCTTCTTCGTGGCGGTGGGCATGCTCATGGATCCGCGGGTCCTGGCGGGGCAGGCGGGCCCGATCCTCCTCCTTTCCGCCGTGGTGCTCCTGGGCAGTGCGGCCGGAGGCGCCCTGGGGGCCGCGGCGGCGGGCATCCCGGCGCCCACCGGCCTGCGGGTGGGCCTCACCCTGGCCCAGCCCGGCGAGCTTTCCTTCGTCCTGGTGGGGGTGGGCGCCGCGGCGGGCCTGCGCTTTCCCCAGGCCCTGCCCGTGGTGGTGGGCGTGGCCTTCGTGACCGCCGTGGCGGGCCCCTTCTTCTTCCGCCGGGGGGAGGCCATCGCCCGCGGCTTCGACCGGGCTCTTCCCGCCCCGGCGCACCGCGCCCTCGCCCGGATCCAGGGATGGACCACGGGCCTGCGCCGGCGCGCCCCCCGCGGTCCCAGGGGCCTCCCCGTGGGCTACCTCCTCCTGGACGCGGTTCTCTTCAATCTCCTCGCCATCGGCGCCAGCCAGGTGCGGCACCACCCCCTGGTGCGCGCCCAGCCCCTCGCCGCCGGAGGGTTGCTTATGCTGGGCCTGGCCTTCCTGGGCTGGGCCTTGCACCGCCGCACCGCCCAGCTCGCCGCCACCGCCGGGCTGCGCACGGCCCTGCTCCTGGCCTTGGCCGCCCCCAGCTTCGCCGTGGTGCAGCCCCTGCTGCCCCGGGGCCCCGCCCTGGCCCTGGCGGTGGGCATCCTGGTGTGCGTGGGCATCCTGGGCCGGATTCCGGCGCGCCCCGCGCCCCGCTTCGGCATCCAATGGCTCCTGGATGGCGTCCGGCAGCCCTGGCGCCAGGGCCCGGCCGAAACCGAGGCGTCCCTGGCGACCCTTCCCCTGGCCGTGGGATCCCCCTTCGTCGGCCGTCCCCTGGCCGATCTGCAATTGGCCCTGGAGGACGCGGAAAACACGGGGATTCTGGCCGTCCAGCGGGGCGGCCAATGGTTCCCCGCCCAGGCGGGTTTCCGGCTCCAGGCGGGGGACCGCATCGCCCTGGGCGCCACCCATGGGGCCCTGGGAAGGGCGGAAGGCCTACTGAAAGGCTAG